In Candidatus Omnitrophota bacterium, the genomic stretch GCCATATTCGGTAATCTTGCTGATATCAGTCACCTTGAAAATCTCCGCGCAGATATTAAGCTCCTTAAGCGCCGCCTCTGTGTTCGCGGTCAACTGTTTACATTTTGGACATCCGACTCCTAAAATTTCTATTTTCATTGCCATACCCCACCTTACTTAACAATCCAACCAAATATCATGCCGCTTATAGTCGCCATAATCACAACTAAACTCACATATATCGCCGTCTTTTTTGTTCCTACAATACTGCGCAAAACAAGCATGTTAGGTAGACTCAGGGCAGGTCCGGCGAGAAGAAGAGCTAGGGCAGGCCCCTTGCCCATACCCGCGCCGATAAGACCTTGCAGTATTGGCACTTCTGTAAGTGTTGCAAAATACATGAGGGCCGCTACTATAGAGGAAAAGAAATTTGCCCATACGGAATTTCCACCGACAAGCATCGCAACAAATTTTGAAGGAATAATCCCTTCGTGCCCTACTCTTCCAAGCAAAAACCCCGATACGAGTACTCCTGCTAATAAAAGAGGCAAAATTTGTAATGCAAAACCCCACGTTGCCGAAGCCCATTCCTTCAGTTCGTCTTTCTTGAACCATCTAAAGAGCATAAAAACCAGACTGACCAAAGAAAAACCTGCGATCCACCATTTATACTGATAAGCTATAGACCACAAGCCGTGGTCGCCTTCAAGCGGTTTACCCCAGTTAGCGAAAACCAGGAATGCTATCATGGAAGCAAAATAAAGAACGGTTTTGCCTAACGATCGTGTTTCTCTCGTTTCGCCTATGTCAAAGTTGCTATTTGCGTGGCGTTCTCTTTCTTCTTTCAAGAAGATCAAGTGCATCAATAAACCGATAACCACGCTAAATATAATCGCACCTATGGCGCGTGCCAGTCCAAGCTGCCACCCGAGAATGCGTGCGGTGAAAATAATAGCAAGAACATTAATGGCAGGCCCTGAATACAAAAAGGCAATTGCGGGTCCAAGGCCGGCCCCTCTCTTGTATATACCTGAAAATAAAGGCAGAACGGTGCAAGAGCATACTGCAAGAATTGTCCCCGAAACTGATGCTGCACTGTATGAAAGAAATTTATTAGCTTTTGCGCCGAAATATTTCATGACCGATGCCTGACTGACAAATACAGAAATCGCTCCCGCAATAAAGAATGCCGGGACTAAGCACAGAAACACATGTTCTCTGGCA encodes the following:
- a CDS encoding TM0996/MTH895 family glutaredoxin-like protein, with the translated sequence MKIEILGVGCPKCKQLTANTEAALKELNICAEIFKVTDISKITEYGVMMTPALALDGTVVSAGKLLTKDEIKKILSK
- a CDS encoding permease, with translation MKEWKKLLYIVAALLACFYLPIENLRFTNAVFEALALVRWYAREHVFLCLVPAFFIAGAISVFVSQASVMKYFGAKANKFLSYSAASVSGTILAVCSCTVLPLFSGIYKRGAGLGPAIAFLYSGPAINVLAIIFTARILGWQLGLARAIGAIIFSVVIGLLMHLIFLKEERERHANSNFDIGETRETRSLGKTVLYFASMIAFLVFANWGKPLEGDHGLWSIAYQYKWWIAGFSLVSLVFMLFRWFKKDELKEWASATWGFALQILPLLLAGVLVSGFLLGRVGHEGIIPSKFVAMLVGGNSVWANFFSSIVAALMYFATLTEVPILQGLIGAGMGKGPALALLLAGPALSLPNMLVLRSIVGTKKTAIYVSLVVIMATISGMIFGWIVK